The nucleotide window ctactgtgtgtgtgtgtacatattgTGATTAAgataaaaatactaataaagcATAATTAGAAAGCTAGcgctaaaacaataataaaaacaaaaacaaaaaaagtaaacttagataaaattattattaatataaaattagcaAAAGGTAGAGTCTCCATTAAAGGTGCTAAACTACgtaattacaaagtttttgttgtatttgtgtgtttttgttttctgttttctgttTATATAAATTCTTGTGGTCATATTCGATATTATTTTCGTCACCACCATCTCTTCTTCGCACCCATTCAACGTTTCTTcactgtgttgtgttgttgtgtgtctAAATGTTCGTCtgtgtttctgtgtgtgtgtttttgtttttgcacatcTTCGCATATTTCATGCAGTTTTGAACATGCCAAAattgccaaaaacaaaaacaaaagacacCTAACGAGCAGCAAAACGCTTAATTTTTCTTTCGCCTCTTCTATGTCTTGTGTATTTATACCATTCACAGGCGCATATCAATGTTGTACACATAACAATTGAACCTCTaacacctacaacaacaacatcaactgcAACAATAtatccaacaacaataacaacaacaaagtgcatACAACTAGCTGATAGTAAACCGAATGAGATTACCActtcgccaacaacaacaacagccacatCAGCCACACTGACTGATAGTGAAATCGAAACCGAAATCGAACTTGAGACGAAGAGTCTAAGCGACTGCATAGAATCGAATCACAGTTCACCGCGATTCGAATCAGTCACAGTGACGGAAGTGTACGACTACACAATCGAAAGTGATAAATTAGGAACGAAAAGTGCTAATGAGAAATCAGTGCAGGTAAAGTGATCACTCGCCGTTGTAAACACCCACCCTACGTATGCGCCGACCGGCGATGCGCCACAAATTTCACTGCAGTTCCAAAGCAAAAGTCTTCTTTACACATATACCACGCCCATATTGTGATCAATTAGTAGTTGGAAGGCTTGATAAATCTCCTAACAAATAGTTCCTTGAAGCATATAGATGGATGCCGAGTTTATACCACATTTTCTAAGAAAACTGTTGTAATTTTACCAGAATTCCCTTGTGTGGCACGATTTTAGTTCCTGGAGCGCCAAGATTTGAGTTCACTTTTAGGtaaattagcccaaaataaacactttttattaaataaaaaaaattgatatctcgCTCCGTTTACGAGATATCGAGCGTTGAAGTTTGTGTTAACAGCAGCCGATGCGCGCACTTACATATGCATTGATGCAGGTGTTTGTGATTGATTTACATATGTGATTGATTgacaagttttttcgcgtacaattactttccgcattggcggccttcggccgcgcttcaaaaaaataaccctggtcgagccaacaccgggagttatcaaagatagggaaatggaaagttttttcgcgtataactactttccgcactggcggccttcggccgcgcttcaaaaaaataaccctgatcgagccaacaccgggagttatcaaagagagggaaatggaaagttgtttcgcgtacaactactttccacactggaaaataaaatcaatcacATATGTAAATCAATCGCTTAACACCTGCATCAATGCATATGTAAGTGCGCGCATCGGCTGCTGTTAACACAAACTTCAACGTTCGATATCTCGTAAACGGAGcgagatatcaattttttttacttaataaaaagtgtttattttgggctaatttacctaaaagtgaattcaaatcttggcgccccaGAAACTAAAATCTCCCCCCTTGTGTCATATTGTAAATGATAACTTTTTATTAAGGATTAAATGAGTTGTTACCTTCTTGTGTTACTTGTCCGTTCAAAATCTCTGGTTCTGTTTATAGCAATAGTACCAGGAAAAGACTCATCCGTACACAAAATAGTCTGCAACGgctaaaaaactaaattatgaCCGGAAAAGTTGATATAAACTAACATCATGTTTGATAAATATCAGAGACCTTCAAGCTCGAATATGCATCAAGTGATTTATAATAGATTTGAAGCGACTGTCTATGAGCAAACTTTTCTTAATTGTGGTACAAAATAGAGTTGAAATAAACgagctaattaaaaaaaaaaatattttagaaaaaaattaaaaaataataataaatttgtttagataaaaatacaattttttagaaaaagaaaaaatatttttttttttgggagaaaaaaaaacttttttttttttttttgaaagaaatattttgtttatacatgtacttaaaatataatataacagatattatatattttttttaacaagcaagctttaaattttttatgccgTTAACACTGCGCTATATTAgaaagctttataaatatttatatgtaacttTGTTGAGCCGATTGATCAGTAGGAGCTTTCAGCTTCGCTGTTGTGTTGCAAtatatcttttatatttttcatttctaattaatttttaaacgaaagCAATGATGCCCCCGAACGTAATTGAAATTGCGTTAATATTCCATTTGAAATTCAAAGAAGTACTAACGAAACTCTACCTTTTAGATCATACCACAATTTGGCAATTTATcagtcaacaacagcaacaacaatcagcaACAGAAGCAATATGTGCCCGAGTCACCGATTGTACAGGAGCCGCCAACGCCCACCGTCTACGGACAGGCTGCGGTGCAGACGCCGCATTTCCCTCAGGCGGCACAGCGCCAAAACTATGCGGCAGCGCCCCCCACGTCCGCCGCCTATCAGCAACAGCCCATCTACCAGAATCAGTACGAGCTCAATGCTGCTGCGATGCCGCCACCACCTGCCGTTGGCACAGGTGGCCGCCGCAATGTGGCACGCGGCTTGCAGTACCGCGACTCGGCTTACGAGTCACGCCGCCAGTCACAGGCAATCGGCGGTGGCGTGCCGCCCGGTATGCTGTCCATCGAGAACTTCCGGCTGCTGAGTGTTCTGGGTCGCGGACACTTCGGCAAGGTCATCTTGTCGCAGCTGCGCAGCTCCAACCAATATTATGCCATCAAGGCGCTGAAGAAGGGCGATATCATAGCACGCGACGAAGTGGAATCGCTGCTGAGTGAGAAGCGCATTTTCGAGGTGGCCAATGCGATGCGTCATCCATTTCTGGTCAATTTGTACGCGTGTTTCCAGACTGAAGTGAGTTCTTCTCCATTTCTTTACTCCATTTCTTTTTGGtattgtaatgttatttaattgtattttctaTTGCCTTCACATTTGCAGCAACACGTTTGCTTTGTTATGGAGTACGCGGCAGGTGGCGATCTGATGATGCACATACACACCGATGTGTTTTCGGAGCCGCGTGCCGTGTTCTACGCCGCCTGTGTGGTACTCGGCCTACAGTATTTGCATGAAAACAAAATCATCTATCGTGATTTGAAGCTGGATAATCTACTTCTGGACACagatggtgagcacgtgatcaCGTCTTGAGTTGTTAAACTTCAAGTTCCCACTAATCTAAACTCATTTTAGGTTATGTGAAAATTGCCGATTTCGGTTTGTGCAAGGAGGGCATGGGCTTCGGTGATCGGACGGGCACTTTTTGCGGCACTCCCGAATTTTTGGCGCCCGAAGTGCTCACAGAGACATCGTACACACGCGCTGTGGACTGGTGGGGTTTGGGTGTATTGATATTCGAAATGCTTGTCGGCGAGGTTAGTAAGCGAatgagtttttgttttgtttttatgaaaataaataaaatgcttatCAATTACAGTCGCCATTCCCTGGCGATGATGAGGAGGAAGTTTTCGATTCAATTGTCAACGATGAAGTACGCTATCCGCGGTTCTTGTCACTGGAGGCGATTGCTATTATGCGTCGGGTAAgttcaaattttcaacaatacGATAGTCgtgatttcaaataatttaacaaaattcaaattatagcTATTACGCAAAAACCCAGAGCGTAGATTGGGTTCGTCGGAACGCGATGCGGAGGATGTGAAGAAACAAGCGTTCTTCCGTTCCATCAGTTGggatgatttgttgttgcgcaagGTGAAGCCGCCATTTGTGCCGACAATTGTAAGTATCTGTGGGgagtataaataatatttcaataaatttgtcgataatcGAAAGTTATTTACCTCGTATGACTTCGAAAAATGTTGAGTTTCAGTCAAATCGAATATGAATGAAAAGCCATGTGAGGTTCCCTCATTAAACTAGTTTAACCTGTATCCTTTAATTTTAGTACTTTAgaatttttatgttaataactgaaataataaaaacttttcgCTGTCTTTCGCAGAACCATCTTGAGGATGTGTCGAACTTCGATGAGGAATTTACCTCCGAGAAACCGCAGCTAACACCTCCAAAGGAGCCCAGACATTTGACTGACGAAGAGCAGCTGTTCTTCCACGATTTCACATACACCGCCGACTGGTGTTGATATCTCGcataagtgcagtcaaaatgtatgtaaaatagAGGAGTGCAACTCATTTATGCCAACAAGGATAGCGAGAACAGCGCAAACGACTTCCCCTAGGGAACCGTTGAGGAGAGTTGTTGGTCGTCGGGAcacttatttttcaatttggatTATTCGATTTTGTGAAATGTTTTGTTCTAACCTGTTCAAATGTTAGGTGTGACCAACGCTGTTTAATTCGATTGTGTATTAGTTTAAGTAAAAAGTAATTTCAATAGAAACAACACTTAGTTCGCCTAGGTATACAAAACAATATGCATTATTACGCAATAAAAGAAGCATGTCATTTAAGAGCAGCGTGGaaggtgaaaaattatttataatgaaagagaaaaacaacaacaattatacatacatacatatatacatatattatacgcgaatatacataaagaataatatAAAGTAATGATTTATGTagagtttattaaaatattaaaaatcgcaAAATTATAGTTGGTTTAACTAAACAGAAGTTTACATGTTTGctttaatcaaatttattaaaacaaaaacaacaaaaaaaactcaaGTAGTTTAGTTAAGTGCagtgatttttttaatgtttgcaAACACACAACCGACTAACAATAAAGCAGCTATTTGAAAATGTGcgtgtaaaaatatacacaaatacagaAAATGGAGATATTGAAGATTGGATTTCGAAGCattttcgcaaaattttgtaaaatgagTAACGTTGATAGTAGATATTTAgtagaaagaaagaaattgtATTATGTAGAAGAAAGTCGGAGATGTCTGCATGCCTTTAGATTAAGCGGAGTTTAAATTAAGTGAATTGttgattttaacaaaattttggaAGCTAGACCAGAATTCATTTTACCATTGCAGCTTTTTTAGTCCAtatacataacaaaaaaaaaatcaaaatggatTTTTTGTAACAGAGCGTGTTTAGCAACATCATAAAAAGttattgtaataatttcttttttcattcatgcaaaatgcatataaacaagcaataactactaaaaatataataaagaatgatataaatacgtatatataaatatacacacatacatatattcatattataagtatatacaaacaaaatgaagtgtaaacacaaatattaagcgaaaattcaaatgaaaatgaagtgaCTTTACCAAGTCTAATCCACAATCTAATCTTATAAATAAGGTTGCTCTTTTCTGAATTTATAATGcagttaaaataataataaaaaatataaataattcggAAAATAAGGTTTCCGATTTGCAGAGTTCTACAAACATTTGCTCAAAACCTAAACTCATAAGGCAACTTTGCTAAGAAAGCGTAGcaattcgaaaatttgttatttttttattaaattcattttatattaaagCTGCCTATAATGAAATATCGGCGAAAGTTTTTTAACAAAAGTCCAAATTTGCCTTATTTACCGCTAATTTTCCATTGAAATTATTCGAATTATTCGAAACAtagatattcgaaaattttggaaaacttaACAAAAACGCTACTGCTTGCTTTAAGCAATTCTGAATAATTTTGcctgcacatacatatacatacatacataatattactatattatatacatCATCTGTTTGTAATcgcattatttataattattgtttataatatatatatattttccctaTTAGTTATtactttgtttttgagtaattttagtttcttattttaattatgcTTAAACActtatcaattaaaatattaatttcaattgtaaTAAATACGTATTAAATTAACAACTTCTTTTCgataattgttttgttgtttgagCGGTAGAAGACActcgtaaaaaaaattgagaattgcTGCTGAGTTGACAGGCGCTGTTCGTATAAAAGGTTCGGGTGTTTACCGATTGGTGCGTTAGTGTGAATGTAGCAGATCTCGGTAGTACAGAATTAAAACAACAAGAGAAAGTAATAGATGCAATTAAACACATTTATTCGCAAAAATAATGCAGATCTTCACATAAGGAGTGAACAATATGCATTAATAAGGTATGTTCCACCATATACTTTTCAAATCTGTACAAGCTTGTTTGGGTACATTCCGAAAATGATAACCGGTGATTGGCTTATTCCCTTCCCAGTTTGTTAACTTGCCCTCGTCATTATATAATTTGATCAACAACCAGAATTCCGTAGGGCGCAGAGAATTTGCCAAGTTGCCATATGAAATGACTAAGTGCCAACCGACGTAACCACCGGTTTCAGATACATAGTTGTGTATCAAGCGCTCTACGTCGAACCAACCGCGTTGTGGTGCGCGTATGCTATTACCCTCCACCAGCAGTTTGCGATTAATCATGGGACTTTGTGGCACAAAATTATATGGTTTTAGTGCGCCACCTAAAGTCGGGGCCAATAGATGACCAGTTTCATCAGATTCTACACtctccaatttttttacttgatcAAGTACGGCTTTAGGCTCTGAGTCATTCTTCTGCGTCAAGTGTTCATAATGTATTTCGGCGTTCATAGCCACAGTTAAGTCAATTGTTGAACCTTTCTTTAGAATCGAATAGGAAGTGATGGCAGTTTTAggatcttttatttttgttgttttatagtaACCATCATGCACAATATCTGATATGAATTCGGTGATGAAATTGAATTCTGTGCAAGCATCGCTGGAGCCGCCATAGTTCATCACTCGTTCTATGCGTGGATATAAAATTCCGCATTTCATTTTAGCTTCTTCGCTACAATATGATTGAGGTTTGACAAGAATCGGGCAGAAAGGTGGAATTTGTAGTAGTTTCCGAATTGTATAATTCTttccatttaaaaaatacatgtaCTGAATACCATCGACTTTAAATGGAAGAGACAACGGATAATAATCTTCCCATAAGCCGGTCGCTTTCACAGACCCCATTTGGCCACTTGGCAGGAATTCCTGTATGAACCAATCTTTTTTCGATTCGTTCAAGCCATAATAGTACTGCTTTCCGCGCATAAAAAATGGATAATATTGTATGGGCTTTTTCCGACATTTTCCATAGTCGATCTCTTTACCCATTTTACCACCGCTTGTGACTTCCATTATAGACCATTGAGCGGTATCACATAGGTAAATAAATTGCCTACCGTGAATCGAAAATGGAAATCCAAGGGTATATTGCGCTGACAATTTCCCTTTATCTGTTTCTTCACCTAACTTTCCACCCGATTTCAATTTTATCATATACAATTTCTCAGCTGTGACAGTCAGTGCAAAATATTCACGATTGACATTAACTGGGAATATAATATCAGGTTTTGTACTCCAATACCCCTTGGAAATCTCTTTGCCCAAGCGTCCGCCTGCTAAAATTTCTTGAATAAACCAATATTTCGTTTCCCCAATGGCGTACAAATATTGTCTGCCTTCAATATTATAACCGAATcccatattatacatatatataaatttcccATTGTCCGTTTGCCGACCAAAAGTTCCATCATGTAATAGTTCCTTGATAAACCAATCATATCCTCCCAAggcaaagaaataaattttaccaTCCATTTTGAGTTCAACCCAAAGATCGTATTTCTTCGACCAGTCCCCGTTTTCGGTTACATTACCGATCTCCACAGCAATGCAATTTACAGTAACAACTGTCGTAAAagtatataataacaacaacaacatttcaaaACGTCACCAAAGTGTTATTCGAATCCGGGTTTTCAGCGGATTTCACTCGGTACTAAAGCTAAAAGCGCTGTTATCACAagtaatgtattttttattgttggaaAGTACCGTCTGCAGCTACGaacaaaggaaaggaaaggagcAAAAATTCCAGAGAAAAACTCTTGATTGTAAAtgccaattttaaatttaattcaagaaCTTCAACTTTTTCAACTTGCTAGTGCTGGCGCTGATCAACTGTTTGCTAAATagtggaataatgaaataatgtttAGGACCGTAACGAATCTTAAGTTCATAGTTAAATCATAATGGATCGTAATGTCATTTAAAATTGTCCGATAAACTTTATCGATTTCTTGTTTTGTCGATgtcattgttttttaaatattttttaattaaattgatttcattATCTTTTACTTCATTACAATAAATAGGAATTGAAAGTATAAAGAAAATTCATGAAGAGCTCATAAAATCTTTGCTCAAAACCgaccgcatatacatatgtagtctaCCGTTATATTACGAATTTTGAAATGCGATtttgaaaagttatttaaaaataattacaattagttgtttacaattatttatgaatttcattTTCTAACAGGTTAATGTAGAAAATACTAGTTTTACATTAACCAATTTGAaggcaaaaattttggacacaaaaatgattttctaatttattaacaataatCTAATTTATTAACAACGCTATATAAcatgagaaaaatatatattattgaacCCTTTTGATctaaatgaatgaattaatggtgaaatacaatatttttatattataattatgtgCCTAAATGCATATGAATGAAAAACCTCACACAAAGTGTATTTAAAAGtgctaaatattatatatcccaaaaataaattacaaattcatATGTACTAAGTATGTCTTAGTAAGAACAGTAACTCCAACAATGCCATTAATATTTTGCAAGTTCAGgccctatatatatacatttaaaacatatttttagacTAAGGTCacgtattaattaaaaaaaaatgtcgtcTGTAAGCCAAGTAATATACCAACAAATGAATTGAActtgaaaaattattgtaataattataaattgttcacttaaaatgtgaaaattaagaaaatccaATTTTCTTgcagtttattaaatttaaaaagtgatCCATATTAACACCAAAAGTAATACGTTTTTTATTTAGATATAAAAACTACAATGagaaattcgtttaaatattatatagaaaGGTGAGTAGTTGTTGCCGTTGAATAAGTTATGGTTTGCTTATCGTTTGGCAAAAGAGTTTTTGAGTTATTTCACTATTTTGTAGTCACCCCTGAAGTTATTTGGTAATATAGAATGTTGGATGATGTATCGCAAACGGCAAGTGTAATGTTGGTACTGAAATGTGAAATCAAAGTGtcatattttctaaaactatattttagtttctttaaatttactaaacctataattaaaatgttggaTTACCTTTTTGAAAGTGCTTtctgaatattttcaatatcgAGGAAGTTTAACGGTTGACTTGACAGTACTGGAATAAATGAGACCAAAGTTTTGTTTCGTTTGCCTTGCAAATATACCAAATTCAAATCAGAATTGTAGAATTTCTCCAAATTCGTTACTCGGCTATCTATTAGAatgatatttacaaaatgtttatttcttttttgttttaaaacccATTTATCATAGTTACCATTTTTCAAATCCAAAAACACTCGAGCGCCTAATGCACATTTAATTTGGTCTTTGCCGCCTAACGATTGGAAATCTCTCAgctacaaaatgtaaacaaaatataaacagtttgaGAGGCTCTGTGTGCACGGTCGATAAAACTGTTTGCAATCACAGCTGTTTAGTATAGTGCTACTACCCACCGTGTCGACAAAATTCATCGCCAGTTCTTTATAAGCTGTAGGGAATTTGTAGAACGTGAATGAAGCAGTTGTAATTTCACACGttgaactttatttattttatttacgagATAAAAGAATTAAAGATTAATAAATTACTCCGAAGATAATATTCTGCGCCAACCTCAACCCGTTCAATTCACTATGGTACTACTATGCCGATGAATAGCGTTGCCACAGAATAACGTTGATAAAAAATGCGCTAGCTGGTAGTCCGCTATCGGTTAAGTCATAAGTTATTTAAGAAACCGCGCTAGCAGATATTTATGTCGAACTTTCTATGAGTCTTTTGATACCGAATTAACAAAACTACTGTAAATTCTTGTGTGGAATATCCTTAATTTTGAAATagatataaataatgttttaatgatgttatacatatttttaacctTAAAGCCTCCTTCTATGATGTTTTCTTTTCCATCGTACTACACATGTATCGAATACATAAATTACTTCAGATTCTTTCAGAGAATGAAGAgtgtattatatatttggaaattcAATATGGCTCTTTCTCTTTTCACAGCAGATTTTGGACACAACCATCCTTCTATTAGTAGACCCTGACATATCTTCA belongs to Zeugodacus cucurbitae isolate PBARC_wt_2022May chromosome 6, idZeuCucr1.2, whole genome shotgun sequence and includes:
- the LOC105221280 gene encoding uncharacterized protein LOC105221280 isoform X2, producing the protein MNFVDTLRDFQSLGGKDQIKCALGARVFLDLKNDSRVTNLEKFYNSDLNLVYLQGKRNKTLVSFIPVLSSQPLNFLDIENIQKALSKSTNITLAVCDTSSNILYYQITSGVTTK
- the LOC105221280 gene encoding uncharacterized protein LOC105221280 isoform X1; translated protein: MNFVDTLRDFQSLGGKDQIKCALGARVFLDLKNDSRVTNLEKFYNSDLNLVYLQGKRNKTLVSFIPVLSSQPLNFLDIENIQKALSKRKYDTLISHFSTNITLAVCDTSSNILYYQITSGVTTK